In one window of Opitutus sp. GAS368 DNA:
- the alr gene encoding alanine racemase translates to MTASAQLPRRCWVEIDLAALERNLKLIRASLPPEIKYVAVVKADAYGHGLHHVAARLMHAGADLFAVANVAEALSLRELSGDWPILLLSPVLPEEDRYLADHDLAATVSSAEEVARFDAAGRAAGKPIAVHLKIDTGMGRLGVWHEQAGAVYERIRAAQGVCLAGVFTHFSSADEDPVFTAEQRRLFLATLQRFPGFDPAGLFIHADNSAGLESTPGQSVFNAVRVGLLQFGILPHPHSLLARVHPEPVFSFHTRVGLVKQLPAGTGISYGRTFKLKRPSTVAVLTAGYGDGLARASSNRAEVLIHGRRCPVLGRVTMDQTIVDITDIATPVHAGDAVVLVGRQNGVHISITEFSAWADSIPWETLCSVTKRVPRFYRTPLGI, encoded by the coding sequence ATGACGGCCTCCGCGCAATTGCCGCGCCGCTGTTGGGTCGAGATCGACCTCGCCGCCCTCGAGCGCAACCTGAAACTTATCCGCGCCTCGCTGCCGCCGGAGATCAAGTATGTCGCCGTCGTGAAGGCCGACGCCTACGGCCACGGCCTGCACCACGTCGCCGCCCGCCTGATGCACGCCGGCGCCGATCTCTTCGCCGTGGCCAACGTCGCCGAGGCCCTGTCCCTGCGCGAACTGAGCGGCGACTGGCCGATTCTGTTGCTGAGCCCCGTGCTGCCCGAAGAGGACCGCTACCTGGCCGACCACGACCTGGCCGCCACCGTCTCGTCCGCCGAGGAGGTGGCGCGCTTCGACGCCGCCGGCCGGGCCGCCGGCAAGCCCATCGCGGTGCACCTCAAGATCGACACCGGCATGGGCCGGCTCGGCGTGTGGCACGAGCAGGCGGGCGCGGTGTATGAGCGGATCCGCGCGGCCCAGGGTGTGTGCCTGGCCGGCGTGTTCACCCATTTCTCCAGCGCGGACGAGGACCCGGTGTTCACCGCGGAACAGCGGCGCCTCTTCCTGGCCACGCTGCAGCGTTTCCCGGGGTTCGACCCCGCCGGGCTGTTCATCCACGCGGACAACAGCGCCGGGCTGGAATCCACGCCGGGGCAAAGCGTGTTCAACGCCGTGCGGGTCGGCCTGCTGCAGTTCGGCATTCTCCCCCACCCGCACTCGTTGCTCGCCCGCGTGCACCCCGAACCCGTGTTCAGCTTCCACACCCGCGTCGGTCTGGTGAAACAACTGCCCGCCGGCACCGGCATCAGCTACGGCCGCACGTTCAAACTCAAGCGGCCCAGCACGGTCGCCGTCCTCACGGCCGGTTATGGCGACGGCCTCGCCCGCGCCAGCAGCAACCGCGCCGAAGTCCTCATCCACGGCCGGCGCTGCCCCGTGCTCGGCCGCGTCACCATGGACCAGACCATTGTGGACATCACGGACATCGCCACACCGGTGCACGCCGGCGACGCCGTCGTGCTCGTGGGCCGGCAGAATGGCGTCCACATCTCCATCACCGAGTTCAGCGCGTGGGCCGACTCGATCCCGTGGGAAACCCTCTGCTCCGTGACGAAGCGCGTGCCCCGGTTCTACCGAACACCCCTCGGCATCTAA
- a CDS encoding PAS domain S-box protein, with product MHTFLDLPTTYFVCCVVNLALSLALVLVLFTSRTYPGFRQWVLASTSVFLSMAMLAMLNLELLPPAPATLLINLTFFAHPLLVAGGLRYFSGQPPRNWVAYVVMTLVAGIAIFFTYARPDPNARVFLLSLMLVPLFADCAGLVRRVKPFAHPAIKHSLIATFGLLSAWNLLRVPLGLGFISWNGHGVPAPILAAGTIIILTAANICISIGVILLNFARAQDSLHESEERFRSAMHHSPIGMSLVTLDGRWLEVNPALCAIVGYTREEMLNRDFQSVTHPDDLPADRSAIAQLVARQTASYQREKRYLHKDGRTVWVQVHVSLILTADGRPQYLVSQIVDVTERKKTEQALREHQTKLILAMDAAKLGHWEYEVTAGVLRIDENFCKLLGLQGTRKGGMQMKREEYVRRFIPPEESAGVAVELQRAIETADPHYSRQVEHRFLRADGSTGVMSVRMAIEKDATGRTVRAYGLSQDITEQTQAAQRQRALEEQLRHAQKLDALGTLAGGIAHDFNNILTGIMGNLQLAELELPANHPSLPRLREANRASQRARDHIARVLTFSRRYQGDRIAVPLGPIVHEAVQLLRASLPANIEIRTVIAADCPPVLCDATQIHQVLMNLGTNSAHAMRNTTGLLEISLHPVTPGQLLLEQYPQVDPSHRLRLTVRDTGAGMDQVVLSRLFEPFFTTKAPNEGTGLGLAMVHGIMRDHGGAITIESEVGRGTTFALYFPVATQTARGPAAASNPPMHQQAAFGAGRRIMLVDDDEVILALGRDILRRFGFVPEVFADPLAALRRFESAPAEFAAIISDLTMPGMSGIELARHCEAIRPATPFILSSGYLDADAHGGAQASGVTHFVNKPFDLDEFLTKLRSALERTPLVPGQGKP from the coding sequence ATGCATACATTTCTGGACCTGCCCACCACCTATTTCGTTTGTTGCGTCGTAAATCTGGCGCTGAGTCTGGCCTTGGTCCTGGTGCTTTTTACCAGCCGGACCTATCCCGGCTTTCGCCAGTGGGTGCTGGCGTCGACCAGCGTGTTCCTGTCGATGGCCATGCTGGCAATGTTGAATCTGGAACTGCTGCCGCCGGCGCCGGCCACCCTGCTGATCAACCTGACGTTTTTTGCCCACCCGCTGCTGGTGGCCGGCGGCCTGCGGTACTTTTCCGGCCAACCGCCGCGAAACTGGGTCGCCTATGTGGTGATGACGCTGGTCGCAGGCATCGCCATTTTTTTCACTTATGCCCGGCCGGACCCGAATGCCCGGGTGTTCCTGCTGTCGCTCATGTTGGTGCCGCTTTTCGCCGACTGCGCGGGGTTGGTCCGGCGCGTAAAACCCTTCGCCCATCCGGCCATCAAACACAGTCTGATCGCCACGTTCGGCCTGCTTTCCGCGTGGAACCTGCTGCGCGTGCCGCTCGGACTCGGGTTCATCAGTTGGAACGGGCACGGCGTGCCCGCACCGATCCTCGCCGCGGGCACGATCATCATCCTGACCGCCGCGAACATCTGCATCAGCATCGGCGTGATCCTGCTGAATTTCGCCCGCGCGCAGGACTCGTTGCATGAGAGCGAGGAGCGGTTCCGCTCCGCGATGCATCACTCGCCCATCGGCATGTCGCTGGTCACGCTCGACGGCCGCTGGCTTGAGGTCAATCCGGCGCTGTGCGCCATCGTCGGCTACACGCGGGAGGAGATGTTGAACCGGGACTTTCAATCGGTCACCCACCCCGATGACCTGCCGGCCGACCGGAGCGCCATCGCCCAACTCGTGGCGCGGCAGACCGCCAGCTATCAGCGCGAAAAACGCTACCTGCACAAGGACGGACGCACCGTCTGGGTGCAGGTGCACGTCTCCCTCATCCTCACCGCCGACGGCCGCCCGCAGTATCTCGTCTCCCAGATCGTGGACGTCACCGAACGCAAGAAAACCGAGCAGGCCCTTCGCGAGCACCAGACGAAGCTGATCCTGGCGATGGACGCCGCCAAACTGGGCCACTGGGAATATGAGGTCACGGCCGGGGTTCTCCGGATCGATGAAAACTTCTGCAAGCTCCTCGGCCTGCAGGGCACCCGCAAAGGCGGCATGCAAATGAAGCGGGAGGAATACGTGCGCCGGTTCATCCCGCCCGAGGAATCAGCCGGGGTGGCGGTGGAATTGCAGCGGGCCATCGAAACGGCCGACCCGCACTATTCGCGGCAGGTTGAACACCGGTTCCTGCGAGCCGACGGCTCGACCGGCGTGATGTCGGTGCGCATGGCCATCGAGAAGGATGCCACCGGTCGCACGGTGCGCGCCTACGGCCTGAGCCAGGATATCACGGAGCAGACCCAGGCGGCGCAGCGGCAGCGCGCCCTGGAGGAGCAGCTGCGGCACGCCCAGAAGCTGGATGCGCTCGGCACGCTGGCCGGGGGCATCGCCCACGACTTCAACAACATCCTCACGGGCATCATGGGCAACCTGCAGCTGGCGGAACTGGAACTGCCGGCCAACCATCCCTCCCTGCCGCGGCTACGCGAGGCGAACCGCGCCAGCCAGCGGGCCCGCGATCACATCGCCCGGGTCCTGACTTTCAGCCGCCGTTACCAAGGCGACCGCATCGCCGTCCCGCTCGGTCCCATCGTGCATGAAGCCGTGCAATTGCTGCGCGCCAGCCTGCCGGCCAACATCGAGATCCGCACGGTGATCGCCGCCGACTGCCCGCCCGTGCTCTGCGACGCGACCCAGATCCATCAGGTCCTGATGAACCTCGGGACGAACTCCGCGCATGCCATGCGCAACACCACCGGCTTGCTGGAGATTTCGCTCCACCCGGTCACCCCCGGCCAACTGCTGCTGGAGCAGTATCCCCAGGTGGACCCCAGCCACCGGTTGCGGCTGACGGTGCGGGACACCGGCGCGGGCATGGACCAGGTGGTGCTCTCCCGCCTTTTCGAACCGTTCTTCACCACCAAGGCGCCGAACGAAGGCACCGGCCTGGGTCTCGCCATGGTGCATGGCATCATGCGGGACCACGGCGGAGCGATCACGATCGAAAGCGAGGTGGGGCGCGGCACCACGTTTGCGCTTTATTTCCCGGTCGCCACCCAGACGGCGCGCGGCCCCGCCGCCGCCAGCAATCCACCGATGCATCAGCAAGCGGCTTTCGGCGCGGGTCGCCGGATCATGCTCGTCGACGATGACGAGGTCATCCTGGCCCTGGGCCGGGACATTCTGCGGCGCTTTGGCTTTGTGCCCGAGGTGTTTGCCGATCCGCTGGCTGCATTGAGGCGGTTCGAGTCCGCCCCGGCCGAGTTTGCCGCTATAATCAGCGACCTGACCATGCCGGGCATGAGCGGGATCGAATTGGCCCGGCATTGCGAAGCCATCCGCCCGGCTACGCCATTCATCCTCTCCTCCGGCTATCTGGATGCCGACGCACACGGCGGGGCGCAGGCGTCTGGCGTCACCCATTTCGTCAACAAACCCTTCGACCTCGACGAGTTCCTGACCAAGTTGCGCAGTGCCTTGGAACGGACGCCTTTGGTCCCCGGGCAAGGCAAGCCCTGA
- a CDS encoding UDP-glucose 6-dehydrogenase, translated as MNICCIGAGYVGGPTMAMIALKCPDITVTVVDMNAARIAAWNSGTLPIFEPGLDDVVNQARGKNLFFSTDVAGQIKKADIIFVAVNTPTKTYGVGAGRAADLRFIESVARTIAEHAESGKIIVEKSTIPVKTADAIKAIVAANSKGLKFSVLSNPEFLAEGTAVKDLLNPDRVLIGGERTPEGEKAMETLAGVYARWIPRDRIITTNLWSSELSKLVANAFLAQRISSINSISALCEATGADVDEVANAIGKDSRIGPKFLKSSVGFGGSCFQKDILNLTYLCESFGLPEVADYWTSVVGINDWQKKRFAGRIVKELFNTVADKKIAVLGFAFKKDTNDTRESAAINVVRDLLAEHAKVSVYDPKVPAHEIVADTLGKDGENPRLTVAKDAYEACAGAHAIAIVTEWDEFKALDYAKIFAGMPKPAFLFDGRNIVDLAALRKIGFKASGIGKPAGRRREGDAA; from the coding sequence ATGAACATCTGCTGCATTGGCGCCGGTTACGTGGGCGGGCCGACCATGGCCATGATCGCCCTGAAATGCCCCGACATCACCGTCACGGTGGTGGACATGAACGCCGCGCGCATCGCCGCCTGGAACAGCGGCACCCTGCCGATCTTCGAGCCTGGCTTGGATGACGTCGTCAACCAGGCCCGGGGCAAGAACCTGTTCTTCTCCACCGACGTCGCCGGCCAGATCAAGAAAGCGGACATCATCTTCGTGGCGGTCAACACGCCGACCAAGACCTACGGCGTCGGCGCCGGCCGCGCCGCCGACCTGCGTTTCATCGAGTCCGTCGCCCGCACCATCGCGGAGCACGCCGAGTCCGGGAAGATCATCGTCGAGAAATCCACCATCCCGGTGAAGACGGCCGACGCGATCAAGGCGATCGTCGCCGCCAACTCGAAGGGCCTGAAATTCTCCGTGCTGTCCAACCCCGAGTTCCTTGCCGAGGGCACGGCGGTCAAGGACCTGCTCAACCCCGACCGCGTCCTCATCGGCGGCGAGCGCACGCCGGAAGGCGAGAAAGCCATGGAAACCCTCGCCGGCGTCTATGCCCGCTGGATCCCCCGCGACCGCATCATCACGACCAACCTGTGGTCGTCCGAGCTCTCCAAGCTGGTCGCCAACGCCTTCCTCGCGCAGCGTATCTCGTCGATCAATTCCATCTCGGCCCTCTGCGAGGCGACCGGTGCCGACGTGGACGAGGTGGCCAACGCCATCGGCAAGGACAGCCGCATCGGCCCGAAATTCCTGAAGAGCTCCGTCGGCTTCGGCGGCTCGTGCTTCCAGAAGGACATCCTCAACCTGACCTACCTCTGCGAGAGTTTCGGCCTGCCCGAGGTCGCCGACTACTGGACGAGTGTCGTGGGCATCAACGACTGGCAGAAGAAGCGTTTTGCCGGCCGGATCGTGAAGGAGCTCTTCAACACCGTTGCCGACAAGAAAATCGCCGTGCTGGGTTTCGCCTTCAAGAAGGACACCAACGACACGCGCGAGTCCGCCGCGATCAATGTCGTGCGCGATCTGCTGGCCGAGCACGCCAAGGTCTCGGTCTACGACCCGAAGGTGCCGGCGCACGAGATCGTCGCCGACACGCTCGGCAAGGACGGGGAGAACCCGCGCCTGACGGTCGCGAAGGACGCCTACGAAGCCTGCGCCGGGGCGCACGCCATCGCCATCGTGACCGAGTGGGACGAGTTCAAGGCGCTCGACTACGCGAAGATTTTCGCGGGCATGCCCAAGCCGGCGTTCCTCTTCGACGGCCGCAACATCGTGGACCTCGCCGCGCTGCGGAAGATCGGCTTCAAGGCCTCCGGCATCGGCAAGCCCGCGGGCCGCCGCCGCGAGGGTGACGCGGCGTAA
- the ftsH gene encoding ATP-dependent zinc metalloprotease FtsH, with protein sequence MPDNDDNKKRSPLKSLPPDGFPLKTGLIWIAIIGAIVALFMLNPGKAPQPATLKIQQVLELAEQGQIATGFIQPDGNGGRDWSQLSGETKDPVLKNETGPTKAFVATGRLTDGNLELLQKSKVFVEKPATTAMTQLLFNVLPFIIVIGLLYFLFVRQLRQAGKGALSFGKSRAKLLTRDKDRATFADVAGCDEAKEEVSEVVEFLRDPKKFQKIGGRIPKGILMVGPPGTGKTLLAKAIAGEADVPFFSISGSDFVEMFVGVGASRVRDMFEQGRKNAPCLIFIDEIDAVGRQRGAGLGGGNDEREQTLNSLLVEMDGFDTQEGVIIIAATNRPDVLDSALLRPGRFDRQVYIDLPDIIGREQILRVHARKITLSEDVNLAIIARGTPGLSGAELANLLNESALLAARRNKKKVEMVDIDDARDKVLWGRERRRVMDDNEKKSLAWHEAGHAIVQAVLDDGTMPVHKATIIPRGQSLGSVTYLPTKDILSSSKKKLLDRVAVAMAGRIGEKLVTNDISNGAASDIKMATNTARAMVCDYGMSDLGPIALGDNQDTVFLGRDITRSQHLSEDTARQIDQAISEIINSQYTRAEQIVNEHRSALDKVAQALLEHETIEGRHVLEILKDGEIKSPIVMVRQPPRQPPEIGKPMTKVSPDAPASGSPAPSPA encoded by the coding sequence ATGCCCGACAACGACGACAACAAGAAGCGCAGTCCCCTCAAGAGCCTCCCGCCCGACGGTTTCCCGCTCAAGACGGGCCTCATTTGGATCGCCATCATCGGGGCCATCGTCGCGCTTTTCATGCTGAACCCGGGCAAGGCCCCGCAGCCGGCCACCCTCAAGATCCAGCAGGTCCTCGAGCTCGCCGAGCAGGGCCAGATTGCGACCGGCTTCATCCAGCCCGACGGCAACGGCGGCCGCGACTGGTCGCAGCTGAGCGGTGAGACCAAGGATCCTGTCCTCAAGAACGAGACCGGACCCACCAAGGCCTTCGTGGCCACCGGCCGGCTGACCGACGGCAACCTCGAGCTGCTCCAGAAATCCAAGGTCTTCGTCGAGAAACCGGCGACGACCGCCATGACGCAGCTGCTGTTCAACGTGCTGCCTTTCATCATCGTCATCGGCCTGCTTTATTTCCTGTTCGTCCGCCAGCTCCGGCAGGCGGGCAAAGGTGCGCTGAGCTTCGGCAAGAGCCGCGCCAAGCTGCTCACCCGCGACAAGGACCGGGCGACCTTCGCCGACGTGGCCGGCTGCGACGAGGCCAAGGAGGAGGTCAGCGAGGTGGTCGAGTTCCTGCGGGACCCGAAGAAATTCCAGAAGATCGGCGGTCGCATCCCCAAGGGCATCCTCATGGTCGGCCCCCCGGGCACCGGCAAGACGCTCCTCGCGAAGGCCATCGCCGGCGAGGCCGACGTGCCGTTCTTCTCCATCAGCGGCTCGGATTTCGTCGAGATGTTCGTCGGCGTCGGCGCCAGCCGCGTGCGCGACATGTTCGAGCAGGGCCGCAAGAACGCCCCGTGCCTCATCTTCATCGACGAAATCGACGCCGTCGGCCGGCAGCGCGGCGCGGGCCTCGGCGGCGGCAACGACGAGCGCGAACAGACGCTCAATTCGCTGCTCGTCGAGATGGACGGTTTCGACACCCAGGAAGGCGTCATCATCATCGCCGCGACCAACCGCCCCGACGTGCTCGACAGCGCCCTGCTGCGCCCGGGCCGCTTCGATCGTCAGGTCTACATCGATCTGCCCGACATCATCGGCCGCGAGCAGATCCTCCGCGTCCACGCCCGCAAGATCACCCTCTCCGAGGACGTCAATCTCGCCATCATCGCCCGCGGCACACCCGGCCTGTCCGGCGCCGAACTGGCCAACCTGCTCAACGAGTCGGCCCTGCTGGCCGCCCGCCGCAACAAGAAGAAGGTCGAGATGGTCGACATCGACGACGCGCGCGACAAGGTTCTCTGGGGCCGCGAACGCCGCCGCGTGATGGACGACAACGAGAAGAAGTCCCTCGCCTGGCACGAGGCCGGCCACGCCATTGTGCAAGCCGTGCTCGATGACGGCACCATGCCCGTCCACAAGGCCACCATCATCCCGCGCGGCCAGAGCCTCGGCAGCGTCACTTACCTCCCGACCAAGGACATCCTCTCCAGCTCGAAGAAGAAGCTGCTCGACCGGGTCGCCGTCGCGATGGCCGGCCGCATCGGCGAAAAGCTCGTGACGAACGACATCAGCAACGGCGCCGCCAGCGACATCAAGATGGCCACCAACACGGCCCGCGCGATGGTGTGCGACTATGGCATGAGCGACCTCGGCCCGATCGCGCTCGGCGACAACCAGGACACCGTGTTCCTCGGCCGCGACATCACCCGCTCCCAGCATCTCAGCGAGGACACCGCCCGCCAGATCGACCAGGCCATTTCGGAGATCATCAACAGCCAGTATACCCGGGCCGAGCAGATCGTGAACGAGCACCGCAGCGCCCTCGACAAGGTTGCCCAGGCGCTCCTCGAGCACGAGACCATCGAGGGCCGCCACGTGCTCGAGATCCTCAAGGACGGTGAGATCAAGTCGCCGATCGTGATGGTCCGCCAGCCGCCCCGGCAGCCGCCGGAGATCGGCAAGCCCATGACCAAGGTTTCCCCCGATGCGCCGGCCAGCGGTTCACCCGCGCCGAGCCCGGCCTAA
- the tilS gene encoding tRNA lysidine(34) synthetase TilS: MTRTGKSKPDWPAVAEAFAARISHGALHPAAMLRAFAEYRRETHKGGRPSRWALAFSGGADSLALLLIFWAEGPGRWGRDFVVLHFNHRLRGKAADADEKFCAQVCAALGVTFVAGRWHKAPKAASEAAARTARFEFFGREMGRRKIRLLWLAHQQDDIAESLLMRLARGSGTGGLAAPRPVQAMGEGRLHLRPMLSLKKADLTAALKKAGAGWREDASNATDDHFRNRIRRRVLPAWIKAAGRDALAGAALSRELLDDDDAALEAWLDELKPLDRRGRLDLGRLAGKPRALVRRALHRWLLAVRPETDLSRQGFNQLLAAVERGRDTRFSLGAKGFAVVRRGGLGFRKA, encoded by the coding sequence ATGACCCGCACCGGCAAATCAAAACCCGACTGGCCCGCCGTGGCCGAGGCTTTCGCGGCCCGGATTTCGCATGGGGCCCTGCATCCGGCGGCGATGCTGCGGGCGTTCGCCGAGTATCGGCGGGAGACGCACAAGGGCGGCCGACCGTCCCGCTGGGCCCTGGCCTTTTCCGGTGGGGCCGACTCGCTCGCGCTGCTGTTGATCTTCTGGGCGGAGGGGCCGGGTCGATGGGGGCGGGATTTCGTCGTGCTGCATTTCAATCACCGACTGCGCGGGAAGGCGGCGGATGCGGACGAGAAATTTTGCGCGCAAGTCTGCGCGGCGCTCGGCGTGACCTTTGTCGCGGGGCGCTGGCACAAGGCGCCGAAGGCGGCCAGCGAGGCCGCGGCGCGCACGGCGCGCTTTGAGTTTTTCGGTCGCGAGATGGGTCGGCGGAAAATCCGCCTGCTCTGGCTGGCGCACCAGCAGGATGACATCGCCGAGAGCCTGCTGATGCGGCTGGCGCGCGGCAGCGGGACCGGTGGTCTCGCTGCACCCCGGCCGGTGCAGGCGATGGGCGAGGGGCGGCTGCACCTGCGGCCGATGCTCAGCTTGAAGAAGGCCGACCTCACGGCCGCGCTGAAAAAGGCCGGCGCCGGGTGGCGTGAGGACGCGTCGAATGCCACCGATGATCATTTCCGCAACCGCATCCGGCGCCGGGTGCTGCCGGCCTGGATCAAGGCCGCCGGACGCGATGCCCTTGCCGGCGCGGCGTTGTCGCGCGAACTGCTGGACGACGACGATGCGGCGCTCGAAGCCTGGCTGGACGAACTCAAGCCCCTCGACCGGCGCGGCCGCCTCGACTTGGGCCGGCTGGCGGGCAAGCCCCGGGCGCTGGTTCGCCGGGCGCTGCACCGCTGGTTGCTCGCGGTCCGGCCGGAGACCGATTTGTCGCGCCAAGGCTTCAACCAGCTGCTGGCGGCAGTGGAGCGCGGGCGCGACACGCGTTTCAGTCTTGGCGCCAAGGGCTTTGCCGTGGTGCGGCGCGGCGGGCTGGGCTTCCGGAAGGCGTGA
- the serS gene encoding serine--tRNA ligase has translation MLDPKLLRESPETVRTAIARKHLDVDLDAVLALDTAWRTQLGEVEALRAKQKAANNEMVALKKGSPEFLAKVVEMKGVSAQAKAAEEALKSVEEKLHAALLTLPNIPHATVPDGKTPEQNAVHATRGSIEATSKLAVPHWEIGGFGNLIDFPRGAKVTGAGFPFFIGEGAKLSRALLQFFLDEDVKAGYTEVSPPIFVNAASATATGQLPDKEGQMYETTDKLYAVPTAEVPLTNFFRDEILEETALPVCRCAYTPCFRREAGSYGKDVRGLNRVHQFDKVELLKWVHPATSYDELEKLRADAERLLQKLELPYRVLLMCGGDLGFAQSKKYDLEVWAAGQKRWLEVSSCSNFESFQARRAQIRYRNKETGKPELVHTLNGSGLAVPRVLAALLENNLQADGRVKLPAALVPYFGKEYLSFK, from the coding sequence ATGCTCGATCCCAAGCTTCTCCGTGAATCGCCCGAAACCGTGCGCACCGCCATCGCCCGGAAGCACCTCGACGTCGACCTTGACGCCGTGCTGGCGCTCGACACCGCCTGGCGCACGCAGCTGGGCGAGGTCGAGGCCCTGCGCGCCAAGCAAAAGGCCGCCAACAACGAGATGGTGGCGCTCAAGAAGGGTTCGCCGGAATTCCTCGCCAAGGTGGTGGAGATGAAGGGCGTCTCGGCGCAGGCCAAGGCCGCCGAAGAGGCGCTGAAGTCCGTCGAGGAGAAGCTGCACGCCGCCCTGCTCACGCTGCCCAACATCCCGCATGCCACCGTGCCGGACGGCAAGACGCCGGAGCAGAACGCTGTCCATGCCACGCGCGGCTCCATCGAGGCGACCTCGAAGCTCGCCGTCCCGCACTGGGAGATCGGCGGCTTCGGCAACCTGATTGACTTTCCCCGCGGTGCCAAGGTCACGGGCGCGGGTTTCCCGTTCTTCATCGGCGAGGGTGCGAAGTTGTCGCGCGCGCTGTTGCAGTTCTTCCTGGATGAGGACGTGAAGGCCGGCTACACCGAGGTCAGCCCACCAATCTTCGTCAACGCCGCCAGCGCCACGGCCACCGGCCAGCTGCCCGACAAGGAAGGCCAGATGTATGAGACGACCGACAAGCTCTACGCCGTGCCGACGGCCGAGGTGCCGCTGACCAATTTCTTCCGCGACGAGATCCTCGAGGAGACGGCGCTGCCGGTCTGCCGCTGCGCCTACACGCCGTGCTTCCGCCGCGAGGCCGGCAGCTACGGCAAGGACGTGCGCGGGCTGAACCGCGTGCACCAGTTCGACAAGGTCGAGCTGCTCAAGTGGGTTCACCCGGCCACGAGCTACGACGAGCTGGAAAAGCTCCGCGCCGATGCCGAGCGCCTGCTGCAGAAACTAGAGCTGCCCTACCGCGTGCTGCTGATGTGCGGCGGCGACCTCGGTTTTGCCCAGTCGAAGAAATACGATCTCGAGGTCTGGGCCGCCGGCCAGAAGCGCTGGCTCGAGGTGTCCAGTTGCTCGAACTTCGAATCCTTCCAGGCGCGCCGCGCGCAGATCCGCTACCGCAACAAGGAAACCGGCAAGCCGGAGCTCGTGCACACCCTCAACGGCTCGGGCCTCGCCGTGCCGCGCGTGCTGGCCGCGCTGTTGGAAAACAACCTGCAGGCCGACGGCCGCGTGAAGCTGCCGGCGGCGCTCGTGCCGTATTTCGGCAAGGAGTATCTGAGTTTCAAATAA
- a CDS encoding glycosyltransferase family 9 protein, with the protein MPEMLIIKPSALRDIVHGLQVAASIKAQRPEWRISWIVRDIFSPLVRSCTAVDQVYVFRRHEGARGFLTTMREVRKKEFDLVLDFQGLLRTGLMTKWARGKRKVGRADAREGAGMFYGEKIPLPAAGRAAHVLDILLQFCTTVGAEPRLAGPLRFRELERLNLSFMEPRKGQRPVLIFPDSGQSNKKWNGYAQLTAQLIREGGRKVVWAGNNYLPCKEAFPDGTFLNLTGNTSLTSLPALLGKADWVISNDSGPMHLAAAMGLKTIGLFGPTDPRQYGPYPLKSPTNYVIQAPVGDLHLLSAKEVFYLFNRIEASLHKAQAKAALAHA; encoded by the coding sequence ATGCCGGAAATGCTCATCATCAAGCCCTCTGCGCTCCGTGACATCGTTCACGGATTGCAGGTCGCGGCGTCGATCAAGGCGCAGCGGCCGGAGTGGCGCATTTCGTGGATCGTGCGCGACATTTTCTCGCCGCTGGTGCGCTCGTGCACCGCGGTGGACCAGGTTTACGTGTTCCGGCGCCACGAGGGCGCGCGCGGGTTCCTCACCACCATGCGCGAGGTCCGGAAAAAGGAATTCGACCTGGTGCTGGATTTCCAGGGGCTGCTGCGCACCGGGCTCATGACCAAGTGGGCGCGCGGCAAGCGCAAGGTCGGCCGCGCGGACGCGCGCGAAGGGGCGGGGATGTTCTACGGCGAGAAGATCCCGCTGCCCGCCGCCGGTCGCGCGGCGCACGTGCTCGATATTCTCCTGCAATTCTGCACCACCGTCGGCGCCGAGCCGCGCCTGGCCGGGCCGCTGCGCTTCCGCGAGCTGGAGCGGCTCAACCTGAGCTTCATGGAGCCGCGCAAGGGCCAGCGCCCCGTGCTGATTTTTCCCGACAGCGGCCAGAGCAACAAGAAGTGGAACGGCTACGCCCAGCTCACGGCGCAGCTGATTCGCGAGGGGGGCCGCAAGGTCGTGTGGGCCGGCAACAACTACCTGCCGTGCAAGGAAGCGTTCCCCGACGGCACTTTCCTCAATCTCACGGGCAACACCAGCCTGACCTCGCTGCCGGCGCTACTCGGCAAAGCCGATTGGGTCATTTCCAACGACAGCGGACCGATGCACCTGGCGGCGGCCATGGGCCTCAAGACCATCGGGCTCTTCGGGCCGACCGACCCGCGGCAATACGGGCCTTATCCGCTCAAGTCCCCGACGAACTACGTCATCCAGGCCCCGGTCGGCGACCTGCACCTGCTTTCGGCCAAGGAAGTATTCTACCTCTTCAACCGGATCGAGGCCTCGCTGCACAAGGCGCAGGCCAAGGCCGCCCTGGCGCACGCCTGA